In Planctomonas sp. JC2975, the genomic stretch ACGAAGTTCTCGCTCGCGATCATCTCGAGATAGTCGCGCTGGCGACCGAGCTCGAGATTCAGCACCTCGGCGATCTCGGGGTCGACCTCAGCGAGCGGCGCGTTGAAGGTGGGCGAAACGGTCATGCGTGGCTCCTCATGATTCGTACAGGGCGGACGTGTGCACGTACGTTGTTCGCGTCGGCCCAGGCGCGCGGCCGAATCCGCCCTCGATCTTCAGAGCTTTGGGTGTCTGACACACCCTGGTCGCTCCCCGATGGTGAACCATCCGCGACGGATCCGAATGCCCGGACCCCGCCGATACGCCAGTTGCGACGCCACGATCCTACCAGCGCGGTTCGGGCGCTCCGGCATCCGCTCCCCGCTCGTGCGACGACCTTCTACCCGCGAAATGGGGTGAGCGGACAAAGCTCGAACATGCTCTTTTGACACTTGTTCCGCTCATGTTCGATCATTGAAGCATGACGGATGACATGACGCGCCGCCCGGGCGCCGACCTCGAAGCGGAACTCACCTCGCAGCCGGATGTCTGGGAGCGCGCGGCAGCGCTGGCGAGCCGAGATCTGCTCCCGCCCGACGGCCAGCGCATCGCCGTGATCGGCTGCGGCACCTCCTGGTTCATGGCCCAGGCGTACGCGAGCCTGCGCGAGCGGAACGGGCGCGGCGAGACCGACGCGTTCGCCGCATCCGAGGCCTTCGTGGACCGCGACTACGACGCGATCGTCGCGATCACGCGCTCCGGCACGACGACTGAGGTGCTCGAGCTGCTCGACGACGTGCGAGGTCGCGCCCGCCGCGACAGGGCGCGGACGATCGGAGTCGTCGGGGATCCGAACACCCCCCTCGTCGAGCTCGTGGACGACGTCATCGCGCTGGCCTTCGCGGACGAGCACTCGGTCGTGCAGACGCGGTTCGCGACGAGTGCGCTCGCGCTGCTGCGGGCATCCGTCGGGCAGGATCTGTCACGGGCCATCGCCCAGGCCCGCGACGTTCTCGCCGCAGACCTCGACGACGAGCTGATCGATGCCGAGCAGTACACGTTCCTCGGAACGGGATGGACCGTGGGCATCGCCCACGAGGCCGCGCTGAAGATGCGCGAGTCCTCGCAGTCGTGGACCGAGTCGTACCCGGCGAAGGAGTACCGGCACGGACCGATCGCCATCGCGGCACCCGGCCGCGTGACGTGGGCATTCGGCGAGCCGCCGACGGGCATCGCCGAAGACACCGCCGCGGCGGGCGCCCGCTTCGAGCACAACCCGATCGACGCCATGGCGGATCTGGTGCGCCTGCACCGAGTGGCGCTGGAACGCGCGCGCCGCAAGGGGCTCGATCCCGACCAGCCGCGCAACCTGACCCGCTCGGTCATCCTGGACCGGCCATGAGCCACGCCGCGTCAACGGAGACGTCGGCCGCTCAGAAGAGCGGTTCGGACTCGGCGAGCGTCGACGAGGTCACGCTGCTCGGTCCTGGTGCAGCTGTACTCGCCTTCGATGTCGGCGGCACGGACATGAAGGCCGCGCTGGTCGACTCCGACGGACAGCTGCGCGAGACACTCCGCACGCCGACGCCGCTGGAGGGCGAGGGCACGGGACGTGCCGTGGTGGCA encodes the following:
- a CDS encoding SIS domain-containing protein — protein: MTDDMTRRPGADLEAELTSQPDVWERAAALASRDLLPPDGQRIAVIGCGTSWFMAQAYASLRERNGRGETDAFAASEAFVDRDYDAIVAITRSGTTTEVLELLDDVRGRARRDRARTIGVVGDPNTPLVELVDDVIALAFADEHSVVQTRFATSALALLRASVGQDLSRAIAQARDVLAADLDDELIDAEQYTFLGTGWTVGIAHEAALKMRESSQSWTESYPAKEYRHGPIAIAAPGRVTWAFGEPPTGIAEDTAAAGARFEHNPIDAMADLVRLHRVALERARRKGLDPDQPRNLTRSVILDRP